The following are from one region of the Polyangiaceae bacterium genome:
- a CDS encoding VCBS repeat-containing protein: MSQLKRLCAAALGLVLFTLTPQAHAAFSCGGQSHQNTCGNSTNIYPCCDNGGNCTWWAWEMVCRNWNLSLVNWGNANTWASHAALDPRFDIVNYPVTGSIATSTLGNYGHVAWVKSPESGGSQVTVSEENCCSGCAPGVRTITYSSSKFNSGYVVRKGTLCDCSSGQTQTADCNGCGAHTRTCGSNCKWENWGACKGPAETCDGIDNDCDGQVDENLERECGSDVGECRKGVQTCGGGDWGSCEGGVKPQFEACDEKDNDCDGEVDEDQVCELEEAWQAALFDSGTHSDLNGDGGADVCALSDAGITCSISYGNGFKPTPDIALHDADLSAPGVFSTLRMGDITGDGRADVCVRLPTGVRCWKGTQSGLGDSILGPSLSDADGWGETRYFSAIRLADINGDGKADLCARGKDGLACYPSLGDSFGDARILTALSDAAGFDDVNRYGTLRLGDVNGDGKSDVCAREHQGMSCWLASDAGFVERITGPAWSDEAGWSDWHNWSTIRLADVDGDGRADLCARESEALRCYLFDGTGFSKRLDGPALPAPGMQSRSALASIRMADLDGDGKSDFCVASESGMECWLATDGGFDRQVLGPKLPATDGWHKPDSYRTLRFGDINGDNRADICGRSNRGFACWPYEGGGFGWELAGPTWSDAQGWNVPERYQSIRLAGSFGGGEVGPQGSAGTGGTAGVPNAGSGGSQAAAAASDSSCSCRLPGNTSTSQSDYPMMLLGLTLCGLVARRRRSG, from the coding sequence ATGAGCCAGCTCAAGCGCCTGTGCGCCGCCGCCCTCGGCCTGGTGTTGTTCACCCTCACCCCCCAAGCCCACGCGGCCTTCAGCTGTGGTGGCCAGTCGCATCAAAACACCTGTGGCAACTCCACCAACATCTATCCGTGTTGCGACAACGGCGGCAACTGCACCTGGTGGGCGTGGGAGATGGTGTGCCGCAACTGGAACCTGTCCCTCGTCAACTGGGGCAACGCCAACACCTGGGCATCCCACGCGGCGCTCGACCCGCGCTTCGACATCGTGAACTATCCGGTCACCGGCAGCATCGCGACCAGTACCCTGGGGAACTATGGTCATGTCGCCTGGGTCAAGTCGCCGGAGAGCGGTGGCTCCCAAGTCACCGTGTCTGAGGAGAACTGCTGCTCCGGTTGTGCGCCGGGCGTGCGCACCATCACGTATAGCTCTTCCAAGTTCAACAGCGGCTACGTGGTGCGCAAAGGCACGCTGTGCGACTGCAGCAGCGGCCAAACCCAAACGGCAGACTGCAACGGTTGTGGCGCTCACACCCGCACCTGCGGCAGCAACTGCAAGTGGGAAAACTGGGGCGCATGCAAAGGCCCTGCGGAAACTTGCGACGGCATCGACAACGACTGCGACGGTCAGGTCGACGAGAACCTCGAGCGTGAGTGCGGCAGCGACGTGGGTGAGTGCCGAAAGGGCGTACAAACCTGCGGCGGCGGCGACTGGGGCAGCTGCGAAGGCGGCGTGAAGCCGCAGTTCGAAGCTTGCGACGAAAAGGACAACGACTGCGACGGCGAAGTCGATGAAGATCAGGTGTGTGAGCTGGAAGAAGCCTGGCAAGCCGCGCTCTTCGACAGCGGCACGCACAGCGACTTGAACGGCGACGGCGGCGCGGACGTGTGCGCTCTGAGCGACGCCGGCATCACTTGTTCGATTTCCTACGGAAACGGCTTCAAGCCTACTCCAGACATCGCGCTGCACGACGCGGACTTGTCAGCTCCGGGGGTCTTCTCCACCTTGCGCATGGGCGACATCACCGGCGACGGGCGCGCGGACGTGTGCGTGCGCCTGCCAACTGGCGTGCGCTGCTGGAAGGGCACGCAGTCTGGCCTTGGAGACTCCATCCTGGGGCCGAGCTTGAGCGACGCCGATGGCTGGGGAGAGACGCGCTACTTCAGCGCGATTCGCCTGGCGGACATCAACGGGGACGGTAAGGCAGATCTGTGCGCCCGGGGCAAAGACGGCCTGGCCTGTTACCCGAGCCTCGGCGACAGCTTCGGCGATGCGCGTATCCTCACGGCACTAAGCGACGCCGCCGGGTTCGACGACGTGAACCGCTACGGCACGCTGCGCCTCGGCGACGTGAACGGCGACGGTAAGAGCGATGTGTGCGCGCGAGAGCACCAAGGCATGTCCTGCTGGCTCGCCAGCGACGCCGGCTTCGTCGAACGCATCACGGGGCCCGCGTGGAGCGACGAAGCGGGCTGGAGCGACTGGCACAACTGGAGCACGATTCGCCTGGCGGACGTGGATGGCGACGGGCGCGCCGACTTGTGCGCGCGGGAGTCCGAGGCGCTGCGCTGCTACCTGTTCGACGGAACCGGCTTCAGCAAGCGCCTGGACGGCCCGGCGTTGCCTGCACCCGGTATGCAGTCACGCTCCGCGCTGGCGTCGATCCGCATGGCTGATCTGGACGGCGACGGGAAGAGCGACTTCTGCGTGGCCAGCGAGAGCGGGATGGAATGCTGGCTCGCGACTGACGGCGGCTTCGACCGGCAGGTGCTGGGGCCGAAGCTGCCTGCGACCGACGGCTGGCACAAACCCGACAGCTATCGCACCCTGCGTTTCGGCGACATCAATGGCGATAACCGCGCGGATATTTGCGGACGCTCGAACCGCGGCTTCGCCTGCTGGCCTTATGAAGGCGGCGGCTTTGGTTGGGAACTGGCGGGCCCCACGTGGAGCGACGCTCAAGGCTGGAACGTCCCAGAGCGCTACCAGTCGATTCGCCTAGCCGGAAGTTTTGGTGGGGGTGAGGTCGGGCCACAAGGCAGCGCGGGTACCGGTGGCACAGCGGGCGTTCCAAACGCTGGGAGCGGTGGTAGCCAAGCGGCAGCCGCAGCAAGCGACAGCAGTTGCAGCTGTCGTTTGCCGGGGAACACCTCCACGTCGCAGTCGGACTATCCGATGATGCTCCTCGGACTCACGCTGTGCGGCCTGGTCGCACGGCGTCGCAGGAGCGGCTGA
- a CDS encoding glutathione S-transferase family protein has product MQLTGRSSSHFTRVVRIVAHELGVPVTLVPVFDLTQVDADCYGDNPTLKIPMLRESVDGEPLFGTMNICRRLAEHAAERSGKASNIIWPETLTTHLSRNASELVWHAMAAQVQLVFGTGIGKLDADNIFFLKGKRGFEGSLAWLESHLESVLEELPPDRLTSLCEVALFCVLDHIQWRETLPLEAYPRLRVFAQEFATRESARATAYQFDVPPAS; this is encoded by the coding sequence ATGCAGCTCACGGGTCGCAGCAGCTCACACTTCACTCGGGTGGTACGCATCGTGGCTCACGAGCTCGGCGTACCGGTGACCCTGGTTCCGGTCTTCGATTTGACCCAGGTCGACGCGGATTGTTACGGAGACAATCCGACGTTGAAGATCCCGATGTTGCGGGAGAGCGTTGATGGAGAGCCGCTCTTTGGTACCATGAACATCTGTCGGCGCCTGGCTGAGCATGCCGCAGAGCGCAGTGGCAAGGCATCCAACATCATCTGGCCCGAGACGCTGACGACCCACCTCAGCCGCAACGCCAGCGAGCTCGTGTGGCACGCCATGGCGGCTCAGGTGCAGCTGGTGTTCGGAACCGGCATCGGAAAGCTAGACGCGGACAACATCTTCTTCCTCAAGGGCAAGCGTGGCTTCGAAGGCTCTCTCGCCTGGCTAGAAAGCCACCTGGAAAGCGTGCTCGAGGAACTCCCACCCGACCGCCTGACGAGCCTGTGCGAAGTGGCCTTGTTCTGTGTGCTGGATCACATCCAGTGGCGTGAGACGCTGCCTCTCGAGGCGTATCCTCGACTACGCGTCTTCGCGCAGGAGTTCGCAACACGGGAGTCCGCTCGCGCGACGGCGTATCAATTCGATGTTCCGCCCGCTAGCTGA
- a CDS encoding class I SAM-dependent methyltransferase — MSEPSDSAVWLASVEQRYSARCELTFPAVPTLLNHYAEILEHHFESLGRPMTDKQRTGLLELLGAKLTEAHASGAQSNVFVRYQLDRGSGEIFYEIASAASSLEEEYEYWVSQRVGSLFGRNPDARVLELVGSKPTNLRILDVGAGTGRNSIPLAEAGHQVVAIELAPALADVLQDEAESRRMSFPVVCGSALDPDLVIPLAPFDLVIAAEVLPHLRSVDEVTRLLTRLAALSKPDASLLVSVFLSHAGYQPSQLAREAAQVAWSAFLTPDEFMTACANSGWKAVEQQPVLTYERKRALSWPPTSWYESWTQGHDAFKGDDPPIALQWLLLSRT; from the coding sequence GTGAGCGAGCCCAGCGACAGCGCAGTTTGGTTGGCCTCCGTGGAGCAGCGCTATTCGGCGCGCTGTGAGCTCACTTTCCCCGCGGTACCAACACTGCTCAACCACTACGCCGAAATCTTGGAGCATCATTTCGAGTCCCTCGGTCGACCGATGACCGACAAGCAGCGCACGGGTCTGCTAGAGTTGCTCGGCGCGAAGCTGACCGAGGCCCACGCAAGTGGCGCTCAGTCGAACGTCTTCGTGCGCTACCAGCTTGATCGGGGCTCCGGGGAGATCTTCTACGAGATCGCGAGCGCCGCTAGCTCCCTCGAGGAGGAGTATGAGTACTGGGTGAGTCAGCGGGTCGGATCGCTCTTCGGTCGGAATCCTGACGCCCGGGTGCTCGAGCTCGTTGGCTCGAAGCCTACCAACTTGCGGATCCTCGATGTGGGGGCCGGAACGGGGCGCAACTCGATTCCACTCGCAGAGGCCGGACATCAGGTGGTGGCGATCGAGCTGGCGCCTGCTCTGGCAGACGTGCTCCAGGATGAGGCCGAGAGCCGTCGCATGAGCTTCCCTGTGGTTTGCGGCAGTGCACTAGATCCTGATCTCGTCATCCCGCTGGCGCCGTTCGACTTGGTGATTGCAGCTGAGGTCTTGCCGCACTTGCGCTCAGTCGACGAGGTCACTCGTCTGCTGACCCGGCTAGCTGCGCTCAGTAAGCCCGATGCGAGTCTGCTGGTGAGCGTCTTCCTTTCGCATGCCGGCTATCAGCCGTCGCAGCTGGCCCGGGAGGCAGCGCAGGTCGCGTGGTCCGCATTCCTAACGCCGGACGAGTTCATGACCGCCTGTGCGAATAGCGGTTGGAAGGCCGTCGAACAGCAGCCTGTACTCACCTATGAGCGCAAGCGCGCGTTGAGCTGGCCGCCGACGTCTTGGTACGAATCATGGACCCAGGGTCACGACGCATTCAAAGGGGATGACCCACCGATTGCCCTGCAATGGCTATTGCTCTCTCGCACTTGA